A window of the Peromyscus eremicus unplaced genomic scaffold, PerEre_H2_v1 PerEre#2#unplaced_3409, whole genome shotgun sequence genome harbors these coding sequences:
- the Bloc1s3 gene encoding biogenesis of lysosome-related organelles complex 1 subunit 3: protein MASSQGRRRRRPGTVVPGEAAETDSELSASSSEEEELYLGPSGPTRGRPTGLRVAGEAAETDSDPEPEPTAAPGDLPPLVVQREAAETWGTEETPVAAPARSLLQLRLADSQTRLDHDVAAAVSGVYRRAGRDVAALAGRLAAAQATGLAAAHSVRLARGDLCALAERLDIVAGCRLLPDIRGVPGIEPEQDPGSRA, encoded by the coding sequence ATGGCGTCGTCCCAGGGTCGGCGGCGGCGGAGACCGGGGACGGTGGTGCCGGGGGAAGCGGCGGAGACCGACTCGGAACTGTCTGCGTCCTCGTCGGAGGAGGAGGAGCTCTACCTGGGTCCCTCGGGCCCGACGCGCGGCCGCCCCACGGGGCTCCGTGTGGCCGGGGAGGCAGCGGAGACCGACTCGGACCCGGAGCCCGAGCCCACGGCCGCGCCGGGAGACCTGCCGCCGCTCGTGGTGCAGCGCGAGGCGGCGGAGACGTGGGGCACCGAGGAGACCCCCGTCGCGGCGCCCGCGCGCTCGCTCCTGCAGCTCCGGCTGGCCGATAGCCAGACGCGCCTGGACCACGACGTGGCGGCCGCGGTGAGCGGCGTCTACCGCCGCGCCGGCCGCGATGTGGCCGCCCTGGCCGGGAGGCTGGCGGCTGCCCAAGCCACGGGGTTGGCGGCCGCCCACAGCGTGCGCCTGGCTCGCGGGGACCTCTGCGCGCTCGCCGAGCGCCTGGACATCGTGGCTGGCTGTCGCCTGCTGCCGGACATACGAGGGGTACCGGGCATCGAGCCGGAGCAGGACCCGGGATCGAGAGCCTAG